In one window of Poriferisphaera corsica DNA:
- a CDS encoding choice-of-anchor E domain-containing protein — MLRTKAICAAIACAALTGATASAATISDTASFTYPLTNSTHGVTLQQFDSSLGTLTDVALTFNTTIMADLSLENDSIATASIIAWLMAQFEIAVPSNGTSTISFNEMYNATLDPTDGVAGSGSDYAVFEDISKSSGIQDISPVDFTPFIGLGTININMTDQVGFGAFGASEATLKYVDLMAQGAVNVTYTYTAPVPEPASLALMGLGGLLVLRRRK; from the coding sequence ATGCTTCGTACTAAGGCCATTTGTGCAGCAATTGCCTGTGCTGCACTGACCGGGGCAACAGCTTCGGCGGCAACTATTTCTGACACGGCAAGCTTTACTTACCCATTAACCAACTCAACGCATGGCGTTACGTTGCAACAGTTCGATAGTTCCCTGGGAACATTGACAGATGTGGCTTTAACGTTCAATACAACCATTATGGCTGATTTGAGCTTGGAAAATGATTCAATCGCAACCGCAAGTATCATTGCATGGTTGATGGCTCAATTCGAAATTGCTGTGCCTAGCAACGGCACATCGACAATCTCATTTAATGAGATGTATAACGCAACATTGGATCCAACTGATGGCGTAGCGGGCTCTGGATCGGACTACGCTGTATTTGAAGACATCAGTAAATCCAGCGGGATCCAAGATATTTCACCCGTCGATTTCACACCCTTTATTGGGCTGGGAACAATTAATATCAATATGACCGATCAGGTTGGTTTCGGAGCGTTTGGCGCTTCAGAAGCAACACTGAAGTATGTTGATTTGATGGCACAGGGTGCAGTCAATGTGACCTATACATACACGGCCCCAGTGCCAGAGCCAGCATCATTGGCATTGATGGGATTGGGTGGCCTGCTGGTTCTTCGCCGCAGAAAATAA
- the hisF gene encoding imidazole glycerol phosphate synthase subunit HisF, whose amino-acid sequence MITNRIIPCLDVNEGRVVKGVNFVQLRDAGDPVEVAKKYDEQGADELVFLDITATHEGRDITLDMVQRVAEQCFMPFTVGGGIRTIDDVTRLIQAGAEKVSINTAAVFDPNIVKLTAQRFGRCATVVNIDPKRVPMNELRARCKNTDSPVESTIKPGYGFEIHTHGGRKPTGLDPVAFAKQVVELGAGEIILTSMDGDGTKDGYDIEITKLIADAVNVPVVASGGCGSPEHMRQVLTETRADAALAASIFHYGEYTIQETKEYLAKAGLPMRMLEPVAN is encoded by the coding sequence ATGATTACGAACCGAATTATTCCGTGCCTGGATGTGAATGAAGGGCGAGTTGTAAAGGGCGTCAACTTCGTGCAGTTGCGTGACGCGGGTGATCCTGTGGAAGTGGCTAAGAAGTACGATGAACAGGGCGCCGATGAGCTGGTTTTTTTGGATATCACGGCCACTCATGAGGGACGGGATATCACGCTAGATATGGTGCAACGTGTTGCTGAGCAATGCTTTATGCCTTTCACTGTTGGCGGCGGTATTCGTACGATCGACGATGTGACCCGCCTGATTCAGGCCGGCGCAGAAAAGGTCAGCATCAATACAGCAGCGGTCTTCGATCCCAATATCGTCAAATTAACCGCTCAGCGTTTCGGCCGCTGTGCAACGGTCGTTAACATCGATCCTAAACGCGTTCCAATGAACGAGTTACGTGCGCGATGCAAAAATACGGACAGCCCTGTTGAGTCCACAATCAAGCCCGGATATGGGTTTGAAATCCACACCCACGGCGGGCGCAAGCCGACCGGCCTGGACCCAGTGGCGTTTGCAAAGCAGGTCGTCGAGCTTGGTGCGGGTGAAATCATCCTCACGAGTATGGACGGTGACGGCACGAAGGACGGGTATGACATTGAGATTACGAAGCTCATCGCGGACGCGGTGAATGTGCCGGTCGTTGCCTCGGGCGGCTGCGGCAGCCCAGAGCATATGCGTCAGGTGTTGACGGAAACCCGTGCAGATGCTGCACTTGCAGCGAGCATCTTCCACTACGGCGAGTACACGATTCAAGAAACCAAAGAATATTTGGCGAAAGCCGGCTTGCCGATGCGAATGCTCGAACCTGTTGCGAATTAA